The Leptolyngbya sp. SIO1E4 genome includes a window with the following:
- a CDS encoding ParA family protein, giving the protein MTTILTVTGFKGGVGKSTTAIHLAAYLSDLGDTVLVDGDPNRTALSWAARGHLPFTVADERKAMKVIQGRDFIVIDTPARPDSTDLKELAEGCDLLILPTTPDVVSLEPMLETAIALGEASYRALLTIVPPKPSREGEAMRDDLRDNGVPIFEAMIRRAAGFQKAALAGIPIKAMTGRDRLGWLDYEAVGKEIMEILGNA; this is encoded by the coding sequence ATGACTACCATCTTGACCGTAACTGGATTCAAGGGCGGGGTAGGCAAATCAACAACGGCCATTCACCTGGCGGCTTACTTAAGCGACCTGGGCGATACCGTTCTCGTTGATGGTGATCCAAACAGGACCGCGCTCAGTTGGGCGGCTCGTGGTCACCTACCTTTCACCGTTGCTGACGAGCGCAAAGCAATGAAGGTGATTCAAGGCCGCGACTTTATCGTGATCGATACCCCTGCTCGACCCGATTCCACTGATCTAAAAGAACTGGCCGAAGGTTGTGACCTGCTGATCCTTCCCACCACTCCTGATGTAGTGTCCCTCGAACCCATGTTGGAAACAGCCATAGCTTTGGGTGAAGCATCCTATCGGGCATTGCTGACGATCGTGCCGCCAAAGCCCAGCCGAGAAGGTGAAGCCATGAGAGATGACTTGAGAGATAACGGCGTCCCCATTTTTGAAGCCATGATCAGACGAGCTGCGGGCTTCCAAAAGGCAGCGCTGGCCGGGATACCCATTAAAGCAATGACCGGACGCGATCGCCTGGGCTGGCTGGACTACGAAGCCGTGGGGAAGGAAATCATGGAGATATTGGGAAATGCCTAA
- a CDS encoding PadR family transcriptional regulator, producing the protein MIIYPTKIMNNVTTVKLSRLMTAEEMILRSLLHGSSYGAEISEKISFATEKWLPPGTLYPKLQMLREEGLIEQISKLETSLGERDGRPRKYYKLTAKGRMALSESDECRNRLSQPDLSGWQPC; encoded by the coding sequence TTGATCATCTATCCCACAAAAATTATGAACAACGTAACCACCGTAAAGCTCTCAAGACTCATGACTGCAGAGGAAATGATTTTACGTTCGCTCTTGCACGGCAGTAGCTATGGAGCGGAAATAAGTGAGAAAATCTCGTTTGCGACGGAAAAATGGCTGCCTCCTGGGACACTATATCCCAAGCTGCAGATGCTACGAGAAGAAGGGTTAATAGAGCAAATTTCTAAACTCGAAACCTCACTCGGAGAACGCGACGGAAGACCGAGGAAATACTACAAACTAACGGCGAAAGGCCGTATGGCGCTTTCGGAGAGTGATGAATGTAGAAACAGGCTTTCTCAACCTGATCTGAGCGGCTGGCAACCCTGCTAA
- a CDS encoding sigma-70 family RNA polymerase sigma factor, which produces MVLIEDAGNPVYGHALENVIQYCRNLLLGDRSSGRVVDGQLPMMADTAISGLLPAATIASTKPTHLPNGTITPAAILPSTVVSFSPKSERLQECISMGSQTPYPVTVTFGFGDTTDTPLQTVGTPNAICPWSLTIGRSGTLFPHTTVSWSDVIPVDELGAITLSGFEATLRQLTDSNKTVRAAVFPSIAPCLVAVDLTSTGLLPSATVAGTDMPANLTSGIDVASMMMPSIVVSSLADGNSFLYRSRVEPQPLYPVTTTPTLRDRTAPPNQTIGDTSEAIEPKILTTTGGTSHAPLPPDTTTRADATRVEEASAVALLRYQTAVTQLIDSSDKAGKTKLFSFIKRYLRMFKMNTRYTAQEIFREAYLRLLKSGQHVNDILAWLGQAALNVIREFARKRDRGTIGLTEREPDGATGTSGADSDSGLDGLCRLFGTTQLRGKTMETLLLKLVVALVEPLVPVSFRDESIGDILELHYSMKQRGTAGILRSLITVCRLLDLLRGALHMRLQEFLATKKGRTLMTRCGFSSGGK; this is translated from the coding sequence ATGGTGCTTATTGAGGATGCCGGTAACCCTGTTTACGGTCATGCTTTGGAAAACGTAATTCAATACTGCCGTAACCTGTTGCTTGGCGATCGCTCCTCAGGGCGTGTTGTCGATGGGCAACTTCCCATGATGGCCGATACAGCTATTTCCGGCTTACTGCCCGCTGCGACCATCGCTAGCACGAAGCCTACCCACTTACCCAACGGCACGATTACACCAGCCGCAATACTTCCTTCTACGGTGGTGTCGTTCTCGCCCAAGAGCGAAAGATTGCAAGAGTGCATCAGCATGGGATCGCAAACGCCGTACCCGGTTACCGTCACTTTTGGTTTTGGAGACACAACCGACACTCCTCTCCAGACTGTAGGTACCCCCAATGCTATTTGTCCTTGGAGCCTGACGATAGGAAGAAGCGGTACCCTGTTTCCCCATACCACCGTCAGTTGGTCAGATGTTATACCCGTGGATGAACTCGGTGCCATTACCTTGTCAGGTTTTGAAGCGACGTTGAGACAGCTTACCGATAGCAACAAAACCGTTAGAGCAGCGGTCTTTCCGTCTATTGCACCATGTCTTGTGGCAGTAGATCTTACCAGTACTGGCTTACTGCCCAGTGCAACCGTTGCTGGCACAGATATGCCTGCCAACTTAACTAGCGGCATCGATGTTGCCAGCATGATGATGCCATCCATAGTGGTGTCATCTCTTGCCGATGGCAATTCTTTCCTATATCGCAGCCGCGTAGAGCCGCAACCGTTATACCCGGTCACCACCACGCCTACCTTGCGAGACAGAACCGCTCCCCCGAACCAGACTATCGGTGACACCAGCGAAGCTATTGAGCCTAAGATACTAACAACGACAGGAGGAACAAGCCATGCACCGCTCCCTCCCGACACCACCACGCGGGCAGATGCTACCCGCGTGGAAGAAGCCAGCGCTGTTGCCTTATTACGCTATCAAACAGCAGTGACGCAGCTTATCGATAGTAGTGACAAAGCCGGTAAGACAAAGCTCTTTTCGTTTATCAAGCGATATCTTCGGATGTTCAAGATGAATACCCGGTACACCGCCCAGGAGATTTTCAGGGAAGCTTATTTACGTCTCCTTAAGAGCGGTCAACATGTCAACGATATCCTTGCTTGGTTAGGGCAGGCAGCGCTCAACGTTATTCGTGAGTTTGCTCGTAAAAGGGATAGAGGCACCATCGGGCTAACGGAGCGGGAACCTGATGGCGCAACGGGTACCAGTGGAGCTGACTCCGATAGCGGACTGGATGGACTTTGCAGACTTTTTGGAACTACGCAATTGAGAGGGAAAACAATGGAGACTTTATTGCTCAAACTGGTTGTAGCGCTGGTTGAACCGCTGGTTCCGGTTAGTTTCAGGGATGAAAGCATTGGTGACATCCTGGAGCTCCACTACAGTATGAAGCAGCGGGGAACTGCAGGCATCCTTCGCTCGCTAATCACAGTGTGCCGGTTGTTGGACTTGCTGCGCGGGGCGTTGCATATGCGTTTGCAAGAGTTTCTGGCGACAAAGAAGGGGCGTACACTGATGACGCGCTGTGGCTTTAGTAGCGGAGGGAAATAG
- a CDS encoding Uma2 family endonuclease, with amino-acid sequence MTSVQAANQKKLTFEQYLLTPYDGRRTEFVDGEIIDATELSPQHIDIVENLRDRLKAYIRSHAPDLVVKSGPGVQIPQFGRPDNSRDPDLLICTKAQWQAMSGLTKALFLKDTPPLLTIEVVSPETLKKDTQDNVGEYADAKIPEYWVVNPLPGYESVSVWVLNGRAYTLKGEFKGEQPVRSELLALWDATAAEMLVE; translated from the coding sequence ATGACTTCAGTGCAAGCAGCGAATCAGAAAAAGCTCACCTTTGAGCAATACCTGCTCACTCCTTACGACGGGCGACGGACTGAATTCGTGGATGGGGAAATTATCGATGCGACTGAGCTAAGTCCCCAACACATCGATATCGTAGAGAACTTGAGAGATCGACTTAAAGCCTACATCCGATCTCATGCTCCAGATTTAGTTGTGAAGTCTGGTCCTGGCGTACAGATTCCCCAATTTGGGCGACCAGACAACAGCCGCGATCCTGACCTGCTGATCTGCACCAAAGCTCAGTGGCAAGCGATGTCAGGTCTCACCAAAGCGCTATTTCTCAAAGACACCCCACCGCTGCTGACGATTGAGGTCGTGAGTCCTGAAACCCTCAAGAAAGACACGCAGGACAACGTGGGCGAATATGCCGATGCCAAGATTCCCGAGTATTGGGTTGTGAATCCGCTGCCAGGATATGAGTCGGTTTCGGTGTGGGTGCTCAATGGTAGAGCTTATACCCTCAAAGGTGAATTCAAAGGAGAGCAACCCGTTCGGTCAGAGCTGCTAGCGCTTTGGGATGCTACTGCTGCTGAGATGTTGGTGGAATGA
- a CDS encoding Uma2 family endonuclease, translated as MTQAITKSPDIYRWTFDKCMAAIEAGVLVGSEVELIDGILYRVGISSPEHGWLIELLRDYLEPELAGQPIRIREEKPIFISEFSTPVPDISVVKRKSYAKAHPCPEDVHLVIEVAKTRTAEATKRKRDLYAQASIPQYWVFDVSRQTLKVYDHPHEGQYRERLMQDGTLELLGLNISVADLLSLLREGELGG; from the coding sequence ATGACCCAAGCCATCACTAAATCACCAGACATTTATCGCTGGACCTTCGACAAGTGCATGGCAGCCATCGAAGCGGGGGTACTTGTCGGCTCGGAAGTGGAATTAATTGACGGAATACTTTACAGAGTGGGCATCTCATCACCAGAGCACGGATGGCTCATCGAGCTACTACGCGACTATTTGGAACCAGAGTTAGCAGGTCAGCCCATCCGCATTCGTGAGGAAAAACCCATCTTTATCAGCGAGTTCAGTACGCCCGTGCCTGACATCTCTGTGGTGAAGCGGAAAAGCTATGCCAAAGCCCACCCATGCCCCGAAGACGTGCATTTAGTCATTGAGGTGGCCAAGACCCGCACAGCAGAGGCCACTAAGCGCAAACGAGATCTCTATGCCCAAGCGAGCATTCCTCAGTATTGGGTATTTGATGTGAGTCGCCAAACGCTGAAAGTCTATGACCATCCCCACGAAGGTCAGTATCGAGAAAGGCTGATGCAAGACGGCACTTTAGAGCTGCTGGGATTGAACATCTCGGTTGCCGATTTGCTGTCATTGCTGCGCGAAGGAGAATTGGGTGGATGA